Proteins from a single region of Equus asinus isolate D_3611 breed Donkey chromosome 17, EquAss-T2T_v2, whole genome shotgun sequence:
- the CTNND1 gene encoding catenin delta-1 isoform X11, which yields MDDSEVESTASILASVKEQEAQFEKLTRALEEERRHVSAQLERVRVSPQDANPLMANGTLTRRHQNGRFVGDADLERQKFSDLKLNGPQDHSHLLYSTIPRMQEPGQIVETYTEEDPEGAMSVVSVETSDDGTTRRTETTVKKVVKTVTTRTVQPVPMGPDGLPVDASSVSNNYIQTLGRDFRKNGNGGPGPYVGQAGTATLPRNFHYPPDGYSRHYEDGYPSSSDNYGSLSRVTRIEERYRPSMEGYRAPSRQDVYGPQPQVRVGGSSVDLHRFHPEPYGLEDDQRSVAYDDLDYGMMSDYGTARRTGTPSDPRRRLRSYEDMIGEEVPSDQYYWAPLAQHERGSLASLDSLRKGGPPPPNWRQPELPEVIAMLGFRLDAVKSNAAAYLQHLCYRNDKVKTDVRKLKGIPVLVGLLDHPKKEVHLGACGALKNISFGRDQDNKIAIKNCDGVPALVRLLRKARDMDLTEVITGTLWNLSSHDSIKMEIVDHALHALTDEVIIPHSGWEREPNEDCKPRHIEWESVLTNTAGCLRNVSSERSEARRKLRECDGLVDALIFIVQAEIGQKDSDSKLVENCVCLLRNLSYQVHREIPQAERYQEAPPNVANNAGPHAASCFGAKKGKDEWFSRGKKPAEDPANDTVDFPKRTSPARGYELLFQPEVVRIYISLLKESKTPAILEASAGAIQNLCAGRWTYGRYIRSALRQEKALSAIADLLTNEHERVVKAASGALRNLAVDARNKELIGKHAIPNLVKNLPERQQSSSQNFSEDTVVSILNTINEVIADNLEAAKKLRETQGIEKLVLINKSGNRSEKEVRAAALVLQTIWGYKELRKPLEKEGWKKSDFQVNLHNASRSQSSHSYDDSTLPLIDRNQKSDNNYSTLNERGDHSRTLDRSGDLGEMEPLKGTPLMQKI from the exons ATGGACGACTCAGAGGTGGAGTCGACCGCCAGCATCTTGGCCTCTGTGAAGGAACAAGAGGCCCAGTTTGAGAAGCTGACCCGGGCGCTGGAGGAGGAACGGCGCCACGTCTCGGCGCAACTGGAACGCGTCCGGGTCTCACCACAAGATGCCAACCCACTCATGGCCAACGGCACCCTCACCCGCCGGCATCAG AACGGCCGGTTTGTGGGCGATGCTGACCTTGAGCGACAGAAATTTTCAGATCTGAAACTCAACGGACCCCAG GATCACAGTCACTTACTGTATAGCACCATCCCCAGGATGCAGGAGCCAGGGCAGATTGTGGAGACCTACACGGAGGAGGACCCTGAAGGAGCCATGTCTGTTGTCTCTGTGGAGACCTCAGATGATGGAACCACTCGACGCACAGAGACCACT GTTAAGAAAGTAGTGAAGACTGTGACAACACGGACAGTACAGCCAGTCCCTATGGGACCAGATGGGCTGCCTGTGGATGCGTCATCCGTTTCTAACAACTATATCCAGACTCTGGGTCGTGACTTCCGCAAGAATGGCAATGGAGGACCTGGTCCCTATGTAGGGCAAGCAGGCACTGCTACCCTTCCCAGGAACTTCCATTACCCTCCTGATGGATATAGCCGCCACTATGAAGATGGTTATCCAAGTAGCAGTGACAACTATGGCAGTCTGTCCCGGGTGACCCGCATTGAGGAGCGGTATAGGCCCAGCATGGAAGGTTACCGGGCACCTAGTAGACAGGATGTCTACGGGCCCCAACCCCAGGTTCGGGTCGGTGGGAGCAGTGTGGATCTGCATCGCTTTCATCCAGAGCCTTATGGGCTCGAGGATGATCAGCGCAGTGTAGCCTATGATGACCTGGATTACGGCATGATGTCTGATTATGGCACTGCCCGTCGAACTGGGACACCATCTGACCCTCGCCGTCGCCTCAG GAGCTATGAAGACATGATTGGTGAGGAGGTGCCATCAGACCAGTACTATTGGGCTCCTTTAGCCCAGCATGAACGGGGAAGTTTAGCAAGCTTGGATAGCCTGCGCAAGGGAgggcccccacccccaaattgGAGACAGCCAGAGCTGCCAGAGGTAATAGCCATGCTAGGATTCCGCTTGGATGCCGTCAAGTCCAATGCAGCTGCATACCTGCAACACTTGTGCTACCGCAATGACAAGGTGAAGACCGATGTTCGAAAGCTAAAAGGCATCCCAGTACTGGTGGGATTGTTAGACCACCCAAAAAAGGAAGTGCACCTTGGAGCCTGTGGAGCTCTCAAGAATATCTCTTTTGGACGTGACCAGGATAACAAGATCGCCATAAAAAACTGTGATGGTGTTCCTGCCCTTGTGCGATTACTCCGAAAGGCTCGTGATATGGATCTCACTGAAGTCATTACTG GAACCCTGTGGAATCTTTCATCCCATGACTCAATCAAAATGGAGATTGTGGACCATGCACTGCATGCCTTGACAGATGAAGTGATCATTCCGCATTCTGGTTGGGAACGGGAACCTAATGAAGATTGTAAGCCACGTCATATTGAGTGGGAATCGGTGCTCACCAATACAGCTGGCTGCCTTAG gAATGTCAGCTCAGAGAGGAGTGAAGCTCGCCGGAAACTTCGGGAATGTGATGGTTTAGTGGATGCCCTCATTTTCATTGTTCAGGCTGAGATTGGGCAGAAGGATTCGGACAGCAAG CTTGTGGAGAACTGTGTTTGCCTCCTTCGGAACTTGTCGTATCAAGTTCACCGGGAGATCCCACAGGCAGAGCGTTACCAAGAGGCCCCTCCCAATGTTGCCAACAATGCAGGGCCACATGCTGCCAGTTGCTTTGGGGCCAAGAAGGGCAAAG ATGAGTGGTTCTCCAGAG ggAAAAAACCAGCAGAAGATCCAGCAAATGATACAGTGGATTTTCCTAAAAGAACTAGTCCCGCTCGag GCTATGAGCTTTTATTTCAACCAGAGGTGGTTCGGATATACATCTCACTCCTCAAAGAGAGCAAGACTCCTGCCATTCTAGAAGCCTCAGCTGGAGCTATCCAGAACTTGTGTGCTGGGCGCTGGACA TATGGTCGATACATCCGCTCTGCTCTGCGTCAAGAGAAGGCTCTTTCTGCCATCGCTGACCTCCTTACTAATGAACATGAGCGGGTAGTAAAAGCTGCATCTGGAGCACTGAGAAATCTGGCCGTGGATGCTCGCAACAAAGAATTAATTG GTAAACATGCTATTCCCAACTTGGTAAAGAATCTGCCAGAAAGGCAACAGAGCTCTTCCCAGAATTTCTCTGAGGACACTGTGGTCTCTATTTTGAACACCATCAATGAAGTTATTGCTGACAACTTGGAGGCTGCCAAAAAGCTTCGAGAGACACAGGGTATTGAGAAGCTGGTGTTGATCAACAAGTCAGG GAACCGCTCAGAAAAAGAGGTTCGAGCAGCAGCACTTGTGTTACAGACAATCTGGGGGTATAAGGAACTGCGAAAGCCTCTGGAAAAAGAAGGATGGAAGAAATCAGACTTTCAG GTGAATCTACACAATGCTTCTCGAAGCCAGAGCAGTCACTCATATGATGATAGCACGCTCCCTCTCATTGACCGGAACCAGAAATCAG
- the CTNND1 gene encoding catenin delta-1 isoform X18, whose amino-acid sequence MQEPGQIVETYTEEDPEGAMSVVSVETSDDGTTRRTETTVKKVVKTVTTRTVQPVPMGPDGLPVDASSVSNNYIQTLGRDFRKNGNGGPGPYVGQAGTATLPRNFHYPPDGYSRHYEDGYPSSSDNYGSLSRVTRIEERYRPSMEGYRAPSRQDVYGPQPQVRVGGSSVDLHRFHPEPYGLEDDQRSVAYDDLDYGMMSDYGTARRTGTPSDPRRRLRSYEDMIGEEVPSDQYYWAPLAQHERGSLASLDSLRKGGPPPPNWRQPELPEVIAMLGFRLDAVKSNAAAYLQHLCYRNDKVKTDVRKLKGIPVLVGLLDHPKKEVHLGACGALKNISFGRDQDNKIAIKNCDGVPALVRLLRKARDMDLTEVITGTLWNLSSHDSIKMEIVDHALHALTDEVIIPHSGWEREPNEDCKPRHIEWESVLTNTAGCLRNVSSERSEARRKLRECDGLVDALIFIVQAEIGQKDSDSKLVENCVCLLRNLSYQVHREIPQAERYQEAPPNVANNAGPHAASCFGAKKGKGKKPAEDPANDTVDFPKRTSPARGYELLFQPEVVRIYISLLKESKTPAILEASAGAIQNLCAGRWTYGRYIRSALRQEKALSAIADLLTNEHERVVKAASGALRNLAVDARNKELIGKHAIPNLVKNLPERQQSSSQNFSEDTVVSILNTINEVIADNLEAAKKLRETQGIEKLVLINKSGNRSEKEVRAAALVLQTIWGYKELRKPLEKEGWKKSDFQVNLHNASRSQSSHSYDDSTLPLIDRNQKSDNNYSTLNERGDHSRTLDRSGDLGEMEPLKGTPLMQKI is encoded by the exons ATGCAGGAGCCAGGGCAGATTGTGGAGACCTACACGGAGGAGGACCCTGAAGGAGCCATGTCTGTTGTCTCTGTGGAGACCTCAGATGATGGAACCACTCGACGCACAGAGACCACT GTTAAGAAAGTAGTGAAGACTGTGACAACACGGACAGTACAGCCAGTCCCTATGGGACCAGATGGGCTGCCTGTGGATGCGTCATCCGTTTCTAACAACTATATCCAGACTCTGGGTCGTGACTTCCGCAAGAATGGCAATGGAGGACCTGGTCCCTATGTAGGGCAAGCAGGCACTGCTACCCTTCCCAGGAACTTCCATTACCCTCCTGATGGATATAGCCGCCACTATGAAGATGGTTATCCAAGTAGCAGTGACAACTATGGCAGTCTGTCCCGGGTGACCCGCATTGAGGAGCGGTATAGGCCCAGCATGGAAGGTTACCGGGCACCTAGTAGACAGGATGTCTACGGGCCCCAACCCCAGGTTCGGGTCGGTGGGAGCAGTGTGGATCTGCATCGCTTTCATCCAGAGCCTTATGGGCTCGAGGATGATCAGCGCAGTGTAGCCTATGATGACCTGGATTACGGCATGATGTCTGATTATGGCACTGCCCGTCGAACTGGGACACCATCTGACCCTCGCCGTCGCCTCAG GAGCTATGAAGACATGATTGGTGAGGAGGTGCCATCAGACCAGTACTATTGGGCTCCTTTAGCCCAGCATGAACGGGGAAGTTTAGCAAGCTTGGATAGCCTGCGCAAGGGAgggcccccacccccaaattgGAGACAGCCAGAGCTGCCAGAGGTAATAGCCATGCTAGGATTCCGCTTGGATGCCGTCAAGTCCAATGCAGCTGCATACCTGCAACACTTGTGCTACCGCAATGACAAGGTGAAGACCGATGTTCGAAAGCTAAAAGGCATCCCAGTACTGGTGGGATTGTTAGACCACCCAAAAAAGGAAGTGCACCTTGGAGCCTGTGGAGCTCTCAAGAATATCTCTTTTGGACGTGACCAGGATAACAAGATCGCCATAAAAAACTGTGATGGTGTTCCTGCCCTTGTGCGATTACTCCGAAAGGCTCGTGATATGGATCTCACTGAAGTCATTACTG GAACCCTGTGGAATCTTTCATCCCATGACTCAATCAAAATGGAGATTGTGGACCATGCACTGCATGCCTTGACAGATGAAGTGATCATTCCGCATTCTGGTTGGGAACGGGAACCTAATGAAGATTGTAAGCCACGTCATATTGAGTGGGAATCGGTGCTCACCAATACAGCTGGCTGCCTTAG gAATGTCAGCTCAGAGAGGAGTGAAGCTCGCCGGAAACTTCGGGAATGTGATGGTTTAGTGGATGCCCTCATTTTCATTGTTCAGGCTGAGATTGGGCAGAAGGATTCGGACAGCAAG CTTGTGGAGAACTGTGTTTGCCTCCTTCGGAACTTGTCGTATCAAGTTCACCGGGAGATCCCACAGGCAGAGCGTTACCAAGAGGCCCCTCCCAATGTTGCCAACAATGCAGGGCCACATGCTGCCAGTTGCTTTGGGGCCAAGAAGGGCAAAG ggAAAAAACCAGCAGAAGATCCAGCAAATGATACAGTGGATTTTCCTAAAAGAACTAGTCCCGCTCGag GCTATGAGCTTTTATTTCAACCAGAGGTGGTTCGGATATACATCTCACTCCTCAAAGAGAGCAAGACTCCTGCCATTCTAGAAGCCTCAGCTGGAGCTATCCAGAACTTGTGTGCTGGGCGCTGGACA TATGGTCGATACATCCGCTCTGCTCTGCGTCAAGAGAAGGCTCTTTCTGCCATCGCTGACCTCCTTACTAATGAACATGAGCGGGTAGTAAAAGCTGCATCTGGAGCACTGAGAAATCTGGCCGTGGATGCTCGCAACAAAGAATTAATTG GTAAACATGCTATTCCCAACTTGGTAAAGAATCTGCCAGAAAGGCAACAGAGCTCTTCCCAGAATTTCTCTGAGGACACTGTGGTCTCTATTTTGAACACCATCAATGAAGTTATTGCTGACAACTTGGAGGCTGCCAAAAAGCTTCGAGAGACACAGGGTATTGAGAAGCTGGTGTTGATCAACAAGTCAGG GAACCGCTCAGAAAAAGAGGTTCGAGCAGCAGCACTTGTGTTACAGACAATCTGGGGGTATAAGGAACTGCGAAAGCCTCTGGAAAAAGAAGGATGGAAGAAATCAGACTTTCAG GTGAATCTACACAATGCTTCTCGAAGCCAGAGCAGTCACTCATATGATGATAGCACGCTCCCTCTCATTGACCGGAACCAGAAATCAG
- the CTNND1 gene encoding catenin delta-1 isoform X17: MQEPGQIVETYTEEDPEGAMSVVSVETSDDGTTRRTETTVKKVVKTVTTRTVQPVPMGPDGLPVDASSVSNNYIQTLGRDFRKNGNGGPGPYVGQAGTATLPRNFHYPPDGYSRHYEDGYPSSSDNYGSLSRVTRIEERYRPSMEGYRAPSRQDVYGPQPQVRVGGSSVDLHRFHPEPYGLEDDQRSVAYDDLDYGMMSDYGTARRTGTPSDPRRRLRSYEDMIGEEVPSDQYYWAPLAQHERGSLASLDSLRKGGPPPPNWRQPELPEVIAMLGFRLDAVKSNAAAYLQHLCYRNDKVKTDVRKLKGIPVLVGLLDHPKKEVHLGACGALKNISFGRDQDNKIAIKNCDGVPALVRLLRKARDMDLTEVITGTLWNLSSHDSIKMEIVDHALHALTDEVIIPHSGWEREPNEDCKPRHIEWESVLTNTAGCLRNVSSERSEARRKLRECDGLVDALIFIVQAEIGQKDSDSKLVENCVCLLRNLSYQVHREIPQAERYQEAPPNVANNAGPHAASCFGAKKGKGKKPAEDPANDTVDFPKRTSPARGYELLFQPEVVRIYISLLKESKTPAILEASAGAIQNLCAGRWTYGRYIRSALRQEKALSAIADLLTNEHERVVKAASGALRNLAVDARNKELIGKHAIPNLVKNLPERQQSSSQNFSEDTVVSILNTINEVIADNLEAAKKLRETQGIEKLVLINKSGNRSEKEVRAAALVLQTIWGYKELRKPLEKEGWKKSDFQVNLHNASRSQSSHSYDDSTLPLIDRNQKSDKKPDREEIQMSNMGSNTKSLDNNYSTLNERGDHSRTLDRSGDLGEMEPLKGTPLMQKI; this comes from the exons ATGCAGGAGCCAGGGCAGATTGTGGAGACCTACACGGAGGAGGACCCTGAAGGAGCCATGTCTGTTGTCTCTGTGGAGACCTCAGATGATGGAACCACTCGACGCACAGAGACCACT GTTAAGAAAGTAGTGAAGACTGTGACAACACGGACAGTACAGCCAGTCCCTATGGGACCAGATGGGCTGCCTGTGGATGCGTCATCCGTTTCTAACAACTATATCCAGACTCTGGGTCGTGACTTCCGCAAGAATGGCAATGGAGGACCTGGTCCCTATGTAGGGCAAGCAGGCACTGCTACCCTTCCCAGGAACTTCCATTACCCTCCTGATGGATATAGCCGCCACTATGAAGATGGTTATCCAAGTAGCAGTGACAACTATGGCAGTCTGTCCCGGGTGACCCGCATTGAGGAGCGGTATAGGCCCAGCATGGAAGGTTACCGGGCACCTAGTAGACAGGATGTCTACGGGCCCCAACCCCAGGTTCGGGTCGGTGGGAGCAGTGTGGATCTGCATCGCTTTCATCCAGAGCCTTATGGGCTCGAGGATGATCAGCGCAGTGTAGCCTATGATGACCTGGATTACGGCATGATGTCTGATTATGGCACTGCCCGTCGAACTGGGACACCATCTGACCCTCGCCGTCGCCTCAG GAGCTATGAAGACATGATTGGTGAGGAGGTGCCATCAGACCAGTACTATTGGGCTCCTTTAGCCCAGCATGAACGGGGAAGTTTAGCAAGCTTGGATAGCCTGCGCAAGGGAgggcccccacccccaaattgGAGACAGCCAGAGCTGCCAGAGGTAATAGCCATGCTAGGATTCCGCTTGGATGCCGTCAAGTCCAATGCAGCTGCATACCTGCAACACTTGTGCTACCGCAATGACAAGGTGAAGACCGATGTTCGAAAGCTAAAAGGCATCCCAGTACTGGTGGGATTGTTAGACCACCCAAAAAAGGAAGTGCACCTTGGAGCCTGTGGAGCTCTCAAGAATATCTCTTTTGGACGTGACCAGGATAACAAGATCGCCATAAAAAACTGTGATGGTGTTCCTGCCCTTGTGCGATTACTCCGAAAGGCTCGTGATATGGATCTCACTGAAGTCATTACTG GAACCCTGTGGAATCTTTCATCCCATGACTCAATCAAAATGGAGATTGTGGACCATGCACTGCATGCCTTGACAGATGAAGTGATCATTCCGCATTCTGGTTGGGAACGGGAACCTAATGAAGATTGTAAGCCACGTCATATTGAGTGGGAATCGGTGCTCACCAATACAGCTGGCTGCCTTAG gAATGTCAGCTCAGAGAGGAGTGAAGCTCGCCGGAAACTTCGGGAATGTGATGGTTTAGTGGATGCCCTCATTTTCATTGTTCAGGCTGAGATTGGGCAGAAGGATTCGGACAGCAAG CTTGTGGAGAACTGTGTTTGCCTCCTTCGGAACTTGTCGTATCAAGTTCACCGGGAGATCCCACAGGCAGAGCGTTACCAAGAGGCCCCTCCCAATGTTGCCAACAATGCAGGGCCACATGCTGCCAGTTGCTTTGGGGCCAAGAAGGGCAAAG ggAAAAAACCAGCAGAAGATCCAGCAAATGATACAGTGGATTTTCCTAAAAGAACTAGTCCCGCTCGag GCTATGAGCTTTTATTTCAACCAGAGGTGGTTCGGATATACATCTCACTCCTCAAAGAGAGCAAGACTCCTGCCATTCTAGAAGCCTCAGCTGGAGCTATCCAGAACTTGTGTGCTGGGCGCTGGACA TATGGTCGATACATCCGCTCTGCTCTGCGTCAAGAGAAGGCTCTTTCTGCCATCGCTGACCTCCTTACTAATGAACATGAGCGGGTAGTAAAAGCTGCATCTGGAGCACTGAGAAATCTGGCCGTGGATGCTCGCAACAAAGAATTAATTG GTAAACATGCTATTCCCAACTTGGTAAAGAATCTGCCAGAAAGGCAACAGAGCTCTTCCCAGAATTTCTCTGAGGACACTGTGGTCTCTATTTTGAACACCATCAATGAAGTTATTGCTGACAACTTGGAGGCTGCCAAAAAGCTTCGAGAGACACAGGGTATTGAGAAGCTGGTGTTGATCAACAAGTCAGG GAACCGCTCAGAAAAAGAGGTTCGAGCAGCAGCACTTGTGTTACAGACAATCTGGGGGTATAAGGAACTGCGAAAGCCTCTGGAAAAAGAAGGATGGAAGAAATCAGACTTTCAG GTGAATCTACACAATGCTTCTCGAAGCCAGAGCAGTCACTCATATGATGATAGCACGCTCCCTCTCATTGACCGGAACCAGAAATCAG